A stretch of the Argentina anserina chromosome 6, drPotAnse1.1, whole genome shotgun sequence genome encodes the following:
- the LOC126801065 gene encoding shaggy-related protein kinase epsilon, with the protein MASAGAALPPASGVENRDGNNARFADKLPEEINEMKIKDEKEIEAAVVNGNGTETGHIIVTTIGGRNGQPKQTVSYMAERVVGQGSFGIVFQAKCLETGETVAIKKVLQDKRYKNRELQTMRLLDHPNVVALKHCFFSTTDKDELYLNLVLEYVPETVYRVVKHYSKANQRMPMIYVKLYTYQICRALAYIHGGIGVCHRDIKPQNLLVNPHTHQVKLCDFGSAKVLVKGEPNISYICSRYYRAPELIFGATEYTTAIDIWSVGCVLAELLLGQPLFPGESGVDQLVEIIKVLGTPTREEIKCMNPNYTEFKFPQIKAHPWHKIFHKRTPPEAVDLVSRLLQYSPSLRCTALEACVHPFFDQLRDPTTRLPNGRPLPPLLNFKPQELKGATSELLTRLIPEHARKQCAFLGT; encoded by the exons ATGGCTTCAGCTGGTGCGGCGCTACCGCCGGCGTCGGGTGTTGAGAATCGGGACGGTAACAACGCTAGGTTTGCTGATAAGCTGCCCGAGGAAATTAACGAGATGAAGATTAAAGATGAGAAG GAAATAGAAGCAGCTGTGGTGAATGGGAATGGGACTGAAACTGGCCACATTATTGTGACTACAATCGGTGGCCGGAATGGTCAGCCTAAGCAG ACTGTCAGTTACATGGCAGAGCGTGTTGTTGGGCAGGGTTCATTTGGTATTGTCTTTCAG GCTAAGTGCCTTGAAACTGGAGAAACTGTTGCTATCAAGAAGGTTTTGCAAGACAAGAGATACAAGAATcgtgagttgcaaacaatGCGCCTTCTTGATCATCCTAATGTTGTTGCACTCAAACATTGCTTCTTTTCAACCACGGATAAGGATGAGCTCTATCTAAATCTGGTGCTTGAATATGTACCTGAGACTGTTTATCGTGTGGTAAAACACTACAGCAAGGCAAATCAACGGATGCCTATGATATATGTCAAACTCTATACATATCAG ATTTGTAGAGCTTTGGCATATATTCACGGAGGCATAGGAGTATGCCACAGGGACATTAAGCCACAGAATCTCTTG GTTAATCCCCATACTCATCAAGTCAAGCTGTGTGACTTTGGAAGTGCAAAAGTCCTG GTGAAAGGCGAACcaaatatatcatatatttgtTCACGCTATTATCGAGCACCTGAATTGATATTTGGGGCAACTGAATACACTACTGCCATTGACATCTGGTCTGTCGGTTGCGTGCTTGCTGAACTGCTTCTTGGACAG CCTCTCTTCCCTGGTGAGAGTGGAGTTGATCAGCTTGTTGAGATTATTAAG GTACTTGGCACCCCAACTCGTGAAGAAATCAAATGCATGAACCCAAATTATACAGAATTCAAGTTTCCTCAAATCAAGGCTCATCCGTGGCACAAA ATATTCCACAAGCGCACACCCCCAGAAGCAGTAGATCTTGTGTCAAGACTCCTTCAATATTCTCCCAGCCTAAGGTGTACTGCT CTTGAGGCTTGTGTCCACCCATTCTTTGATCAACTCCGTGATCCTACTACTCGTCTCCCTAATGGACGACCTTTGCCTCCTCTCCTCAACTTCAAGCCCCAAG AGCTGAAAGGAGCTACTTCTGAGCTTCTAACCAGACTGATACCTGAGCATGCCAGAAAGCAATGTGCGTTTCTAGGTACCTAG
- the LOC126797693 gene encoding DNA (cytosine-5)-methyltransferase DRM2 isoform X1, translated as MDGNSSGVNGNNVDWDTEDELDEIENFTLSSSANLGYGEGCSSTEPCKTKVFDNFVSMGFSHKLVARAIKEHGKNTVPYCSLCFIIVMIQFHHNLHSTMMKHTGEKDADSILESLLLYTALENSTPEQDSPPEQDSPPEQSSHPEQCSPPQQQQIDSDPFSSDYEGSFLDGFSDLDSSDNECIPTSEEEKKLVSLVNMGYTVWEASIAIERCGVDSTIDELTDFISAAQFSKAEDVHFPLEEKPRRLHIDDKKKRKLCEIAMSKRKKKVGLGNGIIDEDDEALHLPNPMIGFGTPTHLCQIHRSIPEAAKGPPFFYYENVALTPKGVWSTISRFLYEIQPEFVDSKYFSAAARKRGYVHNLPIENRFPLIPLPPQTIFDAFPITRRWWPSWDERRQLNCLQTCYASAKLTERIRLALKDFDEDSVPPEKVRRSVLYECRKWNLVWVGKNKVAPLEPDEVEMLLGFPRNHTRGISRTDRYKSLGNSFQIDTVAYHLSVLKDRFPNGINVLSLFSGIGGAEIALHRLGIRMKNVVSVEISEVSRTVVRTWWEQTKQKGNLYHLADVQELNKDRLKHYINTFGGFDLVVGGSPCNNLAGSNRHHRDGLEGKESSLFFDYFRILDVVKDLMPRNS; from the exons ATG GATGGAAATTCATCTGGGGTAAACGGAAATAATGTTGACTGGGATACTGAAGACGAGCTGGACGAGATTGAAAATTTCACTTTGTCTTCTTCAGCTAATCTGGGCTATGGGGAG GGGTGCTCATCAACAGAACCTTGCAAGACCAAagtttttgataattttgtcAGCATGGGATTTTCTCACAAATTGGTAGCCAGAGCTATTAAGGAACATGGTAAGAACACTGTACCATATTGTTCTCTGTGCTTTATAATTGTAATGATTCAGTTTCACCATAATTTACACAGTACTATGATGAAACATACAGGTGAGAAAGACGCAGATTCAATTCTGGAAAGCCTCCTCTTATACACT GCTCTTGAAAATTCAACTCCAGAGCAGGATTCTCCTCCAGAGCAGGATTCTCCACCAGAGCAGAGTTCTCATCCGGAACAGTGCTCTCCTCCACAACAGCAACAGATCGATTCTGATCCCTTTTCTTCAGATTATGAGGGGAGCTTTCTGGATGGATTTTCAGATCTAGATAGCTCTGATAATGAG TGCATTCCAACATctgaggaggagaagaaactTGTGTCCTTGGTTAATATGGGGTACACAGTATGGGAGGCTTCAATTGCAATTGAGAGATGCG GTGTTGACTCTACCATAGATGAATTGACTGATTTCATATCAGCTGCTCAGTTTTCAAAGGCAGAAGATGTCCATTTTCCCCTTGAAGAGAag CCTAGACGTCTTCACATTGATgacaagaagaaaaggaaactCTGTGAAATTGCCatgtcaaaaagaaaaaagaaggtgGGGCTTGGAAATGGGATcattgatgaagatgatgaggcACTTCATCTCCCAAATCCAATGATTGGATTCGGGACTCCAACACATCTTTGTCAAATCCACAGGAGTATTCCAGAGGCAGCCAAAGGACCTCCTTTCTTCTACTATGAAAATGTGGCATTGACTCCTAAAGGGGTCTGGAGCACAATATCCCGATTTCTGTATGAGATCCAGCCTGAATTTGTTGATTCCAAGTACTTTTCTGCAGCTGCTAGGAAAAGAGGTTATGTTCATAATCTTCCAATAGAGAACAGGTTTCCTCTCATTCCCCTCCCACCGCAGACTATTTTTGATGCATTTCCCATAACAAGGAGGTGGTGGCCTAGTTGGGACGAGCGCAGACAGCTGAATTGCCTACAGACTTGCTATGCTAGTGCAAAGTTGACTGAGAGGATCAGGCTGGCTCTCAAAGACTTTGATGAAGATTCGGTTCCACCAGAAAAAGTTCGACGTTCTGTTCTATATGAATGCCGGAAGTGGAATCTTGTATGGGTAGGGAAGAACAAGGTTGCCCCATTGGAGCCCGATGAGGTGGAAATGCTGTTGGGGTTCCCGAGGAACCATACAAGGGGAATTAGTAGGACTGATAGATACAAGTCACTGGGAAATTCATTCCAG ATTGATACAGTTGCCTATCATCTATCTGTGTTGAAAGATCGGTTTCCCAATGGCATCAAtgtcctctctcttttctctggGATTGGGGGCGCAGAGATAGCCCTCCATCGGCTTGGCATACGGATGAAGAACGTTGTGTCTGTTGAGATTTCAGAGGTGAGCAGAACTGTGGTGAGGACTTGGTGGGagcaaaccaaacaaaaaggaaacttgtACCACCTTGCTGATGTGCAAGAGTTGAATAAGGACCGGCTTAAGCATTACATCAATACCTTTGGAGGGTTTGATCTTGTGGTTGGTGGGAGCCCGTGTAACAATCTTGCTGGTAGCAACAGACATCATAGAGATGGGCTTGAGGGAAAAGAATCGTCTCTGTTCTTTGATTATTTCCGTATATTAGACGTAGTGAAGGATCTTATGCCAAGAAACAGCTGA
- the LOC126797693 gene encoding DNA (cytosine-5)-methyltransferase DRM2 isoform X2 encodes MDGNSSGVNGNNVDWDTEDELDEIENFTLSSSANLGYGELQGCSSTEPCKTKVFDNFVSMGFSHKLVARAIKEHGEKDADSILESLLLYTALENSTPEQDSPPEQDSPPEQSSHPEQCSPPQQQQIDSDPFSSDYEGSFLDGFSDLDSSDNECIPTSEEEKKLVSLVNMGYTVWEASIAIERCGVDSTIDELTDFISAAQFSKAEDVHFPLEEKPRRLHIDDKKKRKLCEIAMSKRKKKVGLGNGIIDEDDEALHLPNPMIGFGTPTHLCQIHRSIPEAAKGPPFFYYENVALTPKGVWSTISRFLYEIQPEFVDSKYFSAAARKRGYVHNLPIENRFPLIPLPPQTIFDAFPITRRWWPSWDERRQLNCLQTCYASAKLTERIRLALKDFDEDSVPPEKVRRSVLYECRKWNLVWVGKNKVAPLEPDEVEMLLGFPRNHTRGISRTDRYKSLGNSFQIDTVAYHLSVLKDRFPNGINVLSLFSGIGGAEIALHRLGIRMKNVVSVEISEVSRTVVRTWWEQTKQKGNLYHLADVQELNKDRLKHYINTFGGFDLVVGGSPCNNLAGSNRHHRDGLEGKESSLFFDYFRILDVVKDLMPRNS; translated from the exons ATG GATGGAAATTCATCTGGGGTAAACGGAAATAATGTTGACTGGGATACTGAAGACGAGCTGGACGAGATTGAAAATTTCACTTTGTCTTCTTCAGCTAATCTGGGCTATGGGGAG CTACAGGGGTGCTCATCAACAGAACCTTGCAAGACCAAagtttttgataattttgtcAGCATGGGATTTTCTCACAAATTGGTAGCCAGAGCTATTAAGGAACATG GTGAGAAAGACGCAGATTCAATTCTGGAAAGCCTCCTCTTATACACT GCTCTTGAAAATTCAACTCCAGAGCAGGATTCTCCTCCAGAGCAGGATTCTCCACCAGAGCAGAGTTCTCATCCGGAACAGTGCTCTCCTCCACAACAGCAACAGATCGATTCTGATCCCTTTTCTTCAGATTATGAGGGGAGCTTTCTGGATGGATTTTCAGATCTAGATAGCTCTGATAATGAG TGCATTCCAACATctgaggaggagaagaaactTGTGTCCTTGGTTAATATGGGGTACACAGTATGGGAGGCTTCAATTGCAATTGAGAGATGCG GTGTTGACTCTACCATAGATGAATTGACTGATTTCATATCAGCTGCTCAGTTTTCAAAGGCAGAAGATGTCCATTTTCCCCTTGAAGAGAag CCTAGACGTCTTCACATTGATgacaagaagaaaaggaaactCTGTGAAATTGCCatgtcaaaaagaaaaaagaaggtgGGGCTTGGAAATGGGATcattgatgaagatgatgaggcACTTCATCTCCCAAATCCAATGATTGGATTCGGGACTCCAACACATCTTTGTCAAATCCACAGGAGTATTCCAGAGGCAGCCAAAGGACCTCCTTTCTTCTACTATGAAAATGTGGCATTGACTCCTAAAGGGGTCTGGAGCACAATATCCCGATTTCTGTATGAGATCCAGCCTGAATTTGTTGATTCCAAGTACTTTTCTGCAGCTGCTAGGAAAAGAGGTTATGTTCATAATCTTCCAATAGAGAACAGGTTTCCTCTCATTCCCCTCCCACCGCAGACTATTTTTGATGCATTTCCCATAACAAGGAGGTGGTGGCCTAGTTGGGACGAGCGCAGACAGCTGAATTGCCTACAGACTTGCTATGCTAGTGCAAAGTTGACTGAGAGGATCAGGCTGGCTCTCAAAGACTTTGATGAAGATTCGGTTCCACCAGAAAAAGTTCGACGTTCTGTTCTATATGAATGCCGGAAGTGGAATCTTGTATGGGTAGGGAAGAACAAGGTTGCCCCATTGGAGCCCGATGAGGTGGAAATGCTGTTGGGGTTCCCGAGGAACCATACAAGGGGAATTAGTAGGACTGATAGATACAAGTCACTGGGAAATTCATTCCAG ATTGATACAGTTGCCTATCATCTATCTGTGTTGAAAGATCGGTTTCCCAATGGCATCAAtgtcctctctcttttctctggGATTGGGGGCGCAGAGATAGCCCTCCATCGGCTTGGCATACGGATGAAGAACGTTGTGTCTGTTGAGATTTCAGAGGTGAGCAGAACTGTGGTGAGGACTTGGTGGGagcaaaccaaacaaaaaggaaacttgtACCACCTTGCTGATGTGCAAGAGTTGAATAAGGACCGGCTTAAGCATTACATCAATACCTTTGGAGGGTTTGATCTTGTGGTTGGTGGGAGCCCGTGTAACAATCTTGCTGGTAGCAACAGACATCATAGAGATGGGCTTGAGGGAAAAGAATCGTCTCTGTTCTTTGATTATTTCCGTATATTAGACGTAGTGAAGGATCTTATGCCAAGAAACAGCTGA
- the LOC126797693 gene encoding DNA (cytosine-5)-methyltransferase DRM2 isoform X3, whose product MDGNSSGVNGNNVDWDTEDELDEIENFTLSSSANLGYGEGCSSTEPCKTKVFDNFVSMGFSHKLVARAIKEHGEKDADSILESLLLYTALENSTPEQDSPPEQDSPPEQSSHPEQCSPPQQQQIDSDPFSSDYEGSFLDGFSDLDSSDNECIPTSEEEKKLVSLVNMGYTVWEASIAIERCGVDSTIDELTDFISAAQFSKAEDVHFPLEEKPRRLHIDDKKKRKLCEIAMSKRKKKVGLGNGIIDEDDEALHLPNPMIGFGTPTHLCQIHRSIPEAAKGPPFFYYENVALTPKGVWSTISRFLYEIQPEFVDSKYFSAAARKRGYVHNLPIENRFPLIPLPPQTIFDAFPITRRWWPSWDERRQLNCLQTCYASAKLTERIRLALKDFDEDSVPPEKVRRSVLYECRKWNLVWVGKNKVAPLEPDEVEMLLGFPRNHTRGISRTDRYKSLGNSFQIDTVAYHLSVLKDRFPNGINVLSLFSGIGGAEIALHRLGIRMKNVVSVEISEVSRTVVRTWWEQTKQKGNLYHLADVQELNKDRLKHYINTFGGFDLVVGGSPCNNLAGSNRHHRDGLEGKESSLFFDYFRILDVVKDLMPRNS is encoded by the exons ATG GATGGAAATTCATCTGGGGTAAACGGAAATAATGTTGACTGGGATACTGAAGACGAGCTGGACGAGATTGAAAATTTCACTTTGTCTTCTTCAGCTAATCTGGGCTATGGGGAG GGGTGCTCATCAACAGAACCTTGCAAGACCAAagtttttgataattttgtcAGCATGGGATTTTCTCACAAATTGGTAGCCAGAGCTATTAAGGAACATG GTGAGAAAGACGCAGATTCAATTCTGGAAAGCCTCCTCTTATACACT GCTCTTGAAAATTCAACTCCAGAGCAGGATTCTCCTCCAGAGCAGGATTCTCCACCAGAGCAGAGTTCTCATCCGGAACAGTGCTCTCCTCCACAACAGCAACAGATCGATTCTGATCCCTTTTCTTCAGATTATGAGGGGAGCTTTCTGGATGGATTTTCAGATCTAGATAGCTCTGATAATGAG TGCATTCCAACATctgaggaggagaagaaactTGTGTCCTTGGTTAATATGGGGTACACAGTATGGGAGGCTTCAATTGCAATTGAGAGATGCG GTGTTGACTCTACCATAGATGAATTGACTGATTTCATATCAGCTGCTCAGTTTTCAAAGGCAGAAGATGTCCATTTTCCCCTTGAAGAGAag CCTAGACGTCTTCACATTGATgacaagaagaaaaggaaactCTGTGAAATTGCCatgtcaaaaagaaaaaagaaggtgGGGCTTGGAAATGGGATcattgatgaagatgatgaggcACTTCATCTCCCAAATCCAATGATTGGATTCGGGACTCCAACACATCTTTGTCAAATCCACAGGAGTATTCCAGAGGCAGCCAAAGGACCTCCTTTCTTCTACTATGAAAATGTGGCATTGACTCCTAAAGGGGTCTGGAGCACAATATCCCGATTTCTGTATGAGATCCAGCCTGAATTTGTTGATTCCAAGTACTTTTCTGCAGCTGCTAGGAAAAGAGGTTATGTTCATAATCTTCCAATAGAGAACAGGTTTCCTCTCATTCCCCTCCCACCGCAGACTATTTTTGATGCATTTCCCATAACAAGGAGGTGGTGGCCTAGTTGGGACGAGCGCAGACAGCTGAATTGCCTACAGACTTGCTATGCTAGTGCAAAGTTGACTGAGAGGATCAGGCTGGCTCTCAAAGACTTTGATGAAGATTCGGTTCCACCAGAAAAAGTTCGACGTTCTGTTCTATATGAATGCCGGAAGTGGAATCTTGTATGGGTAGGGAAGAACAAGGTTGCCCCATTGGAGCCCGATGAGGTGGAAATGCTGTTGGGGTTCCCGAGGAACCATACAAGGGGAATTAGTAGGACTGATAGATACAAGTCACTGGGAAATTCATTCCAG ATTGATACAGTTGCCTATCATCTATCTGTGTTGAAAGATCGGTTTCCCAATGGCATCAAtgtcctctctcttttctctggGATTGGGGGCGCAGAGATAGCCCTCCATCGGCTTGGCATACGGATGAAGAACGTTGTGTCTGTTGAGATTTCAGAGGTGAGCAGAACTGTGGTGAGGACTTGGTGGGagcaaaccaaacaaaaaggaaacttgtACCACCTTGCTGATGTGCAAGAGTTGAATAAGGACCGGCTTAAGCATTACATCAATACCTTTGGAGGGTTTGATCTTGTGGTTGGTGGGAGCCCGTGTAACAATCTTGCTGGTAGCAACAGACATCATAGAGATGGGCTTGAGGGAAAAGAATCGTCTCTGTTCTTTGATTATTTCCGTATATTAGACGTAGTGAAGGATCTTATGCCAAGAAACAGCTGA
- the LOC126797825 gene encoding DEAD-box ATP-dependent RNA helicase 46: MAATATASAGPRYAPEDPTLPKPWKGLVDGKTGYLYFWNPETNVTQYDRPASSAPPPKASPAQYISSSVQVQPSSQGQRRDEGDDRYGRGSNVGSKFEPGPRNVQTARSAPVSSNNGPSGSFSAHGGSLTRENGPSDTGSGLSAEAYCRRHEISVIGNNVPPPLITFEATGFPSEILREVQSAGFSAPTPIQAQSWPVALQSRDIVAIAKTGSGKTLGYLLPGFMHLKRTHNDPRMGPTVLVLSPTRELATQIQDEAMKFGKSSRIAVVCLYGGAPKGPQLREVDRGTDVVVATPGRLNDILEMKRISLHQVSYLVLDEADRMLDMGFEPQIRKIVNEIPSCRQTLMYTATWPKEVRKIASDLLVNPVQVNIGNVDELVANKSITQHVEVLASMEKHRRLEQILRSQEPGSKIIIFCSTKKMCDQLSRNLTRQFGAAAIHGDKSQTERDHVLSQFRTGRTPILVATDVAARGLDVKDIRVVINYDFPTGVEDYVHRIGRTGRAGATGLAYTFFGDQDAKYAAELIKVLEGANQRVPQEVRDLASRGGGMNRFRRWGSGSGGRDGGRSDSSYGGRGGGFGSSFSSGRYDRAPNNSYDDKGSAWSNKGFTRERSRSPERFNKAPPTAVGSGGWSFHKAMMEQRGRSSPEKGMMPQN, encoded by the exons ATGGCTGCCACTGCAACTGCCTCTGCTGGTCCTCGTTACGCTCCAGAGGACCCAACTCTCCCGAAACCATGGAAGGGATTGGTTGATGGtaaaactgggtatctttacttttgGAACCCGGAGACAAATGTGACCCAATATGATAGGCCTGCAAGCTCAGCTCCTCCACCAAAGGCTTCTCCTGCACAGTATATAAGTTCTTCAGTTCAAGTTCAACCATCATCACAAGGACAACGTCGGGATGAGGGAGATGATCGATATGGCAGGGGCAGCAATGTGGGATCAAAATTTGAGCCAGGGCCCAGGAATGTGCAG ACTGCAAGAAGTGCTCCGGTTTCTTCCAACAATGGTCCAAGTGGGTCATTTAGTGCACATGGAGGATCTCTTACTAGGGAAAACGGACCATCAGACACTGGAAGTGGTTTGTCTGCTGAGGCTTATTGTCGCCGGCATGAAATATCTGTCATT GGTAATAATGTGCCCCCACCACTCATTACCTTTGAAGCTACTGGCTTCCCATCTGAGATTCTTAGAGAG GTACAAAGTGCTGGGTTCTCTGCCCCAACTCCAATTCAAGCTCAGTCATGGCCGGTTGCTCTTCAAAGTAGGGACATTGTGGCCATTGCCAAAACAGGGTCAGGGAAGACCTTGGGGTACTTGCTTCCTGGATTCATGCATCTCAAGCGCACCCATAATGACCCTCGGATGGGTCCGACTGTGTTGGTGCTGTCACCAACAAGGGAGCTGGCAACTCAGATTCAAGATGAAGCAATGAAGTTTGGGAAGTCTTCAAGAATCGCTGTCGTG TGTTTGTATGGAGGAGCGCCAAAGGGACCACAGTTGAGAGAAGTTGACAGAGGGACAGATGTTGTGGTTGCCACTCCTGGTCGCCTAAATGACAttctagaaatgaaaagaatcaGTCTCCATCAAGTTTCTTACCTAGTGTTGGATGAGGCTGATCGTATGCTAGACATGGGTTTTGAACCTCAAATTAGGAAGATTGTGAATGAGATACCTTCTTGCCGCCAGACCTTAATGTATACCGCAACATGGCCCAAGGAGGTTAGGAAGATTGCATCAGACCTGCTGGTCAACCCCGTTCAGGTGAACATTGGCAATGTTGATGAACTCGTCGCGAATAAGTCAATCACACAG CATGTTGAAGTACTGGCGTCCATGGAGAAGCACAGACGATTGGAACAGATATTGCGATCTCAAGAGCCGGGGTCCAAGATAATTATATTTTGCTCAACCAAAAAGATGTGTGATCAACTTTCTCGCAACCTGACCCGTCAGTTTGGAGCTGCTGCAATTCATGGTGACAAATCTCAGACTGAGAGAGATCATGTCCTGAGTCAATTTCGCACTGGAAGGACACCAATTCTTGTAGCAACTGATGTTGCAGCTCGAGGATTGGATGTTAAGGACATAAG GGTGGTTATCAATTATGACTTTCCTACTGGAGTGGAGGATTATGTTCACAGGATTGGAAGAACTGGAAGGGCAGGTGCCACTGGGTTGGCTTATACATTCTTTGGTGATCAGGATGCAAAATATGCTGCGGAACTCATCAAGGTTTTGGAAGGAGCCAACCAGCGTGTTCCCCAAGAAGTTCGTGATTTGGCTTCACGTGGTGGTGGGATGAACAGGTTCAGACGTTGGGGCTCTGGGTCTGGTGGTCGTGATGGTGGACGAAGTGATTCAAGCTACGGTGGAAGGGGCGGTGGGTTTGGGTCTTCTTTCTCTTCGGGCAG ATATGACCGTGCTCCAAATAACAGTTATGATGACAAGGGGTCTGCTTGGAGCAACAAAGGTTTTACTCGGGAGCGCAGTCGTAGTCCTGAAAGGTTTAACAAGGCTCCGCCAACAGCTGTTGGGTCTGGAGGTTGGAGTTTTCACAAAGCGATGATGGAACAACGTGGACGGTCATCACCGGAGAAAGGCATGATGCCACAAAACTGA